DNA from Micrococcales bacterium:
TCACCGAGTCCACCAGCACCTGCGCACCCAGGCGATGCGACTGCCAGAAGCCGTCCGCCGCGCAGGCGAACCGCCGGCCGGCAACCACGTGAACGTGTTCGGTAGGACCTTCGGCCGTCCTGCCAACAGCGGAGGTCACGACGACAGCCCTGCCCGAGGTGCTGACGCTGACGTGGATCTGCGCGTCGGGTGGCCAGCGCCGGGTCAGCAGCTCGGTGAGTCCAAGAGCGGGATCAGCCTGCAGGCAGTCACCGATGGGTACTACCTCGTGACTGCGCGCGGCATGGAACCCCGCCCGGCCGCCGGCATCGGAATGCAGTGTCAGTCGGGTGCGCCATCCCGTGGCCAGGCCCAGGTCCCGCACCTCCGGGGTCCAGGTGATGCCACCGATCCGCAGCAGGGTTTCTTCGAGCACCTGCTCCTTGATCCGGAGTTGGGCGGCCCCGTCGGCGTGCAGCCAGGCGCAGCCGCCGCACAGACCCGGCCCGAACCAAGCACACGCGGCCACGACCCGGTCAGGGCTGGAACCGGACTCGACAGCGACAGCTTCGGCACGCCAGAACCGCGCGTCCGGCCCGTCGTCGTCCACCTGCGCCCGGACGGTCTCACCGGGCAGGCACAGGCGGCAGAACACGACGCGGCCGTCCACGCGTCCCACACAGGTGCCACCGTGCGCCGCAGCGTCGGCGCGCACCACGATCTCCGGCACCGGTCACTCCGGGCTGCGCGTGGGAATACCCCGGTACAGCGCGCCAGGCGCTTCCGCCTCGTCCTTGTCCGCCACGCGGTCACTGGACTCCAACTGCCACGGCACACTGACCACCATGACACCGGGAGTGAAGAGCAACCGGCTCTTCAGCCGCAGCGCGCTCTGGTTGTGCAGCAATTGCTCCCACCAGTGCCCCACGACGTACTCGGGGACGTAGACGGTCACCAGATCCCGGGGACTCTCCCGGCGGAAGTTGCGCACGTAGTCCACCACTGGCTTCGTGATCTCGCGGAACGGACTCTCCAGGACTTTCAGCGTCACGGGGATCTGGCGGCGTTCCCACTCCTCGATGATCGCTTCCGAGTCGCCCGGGGTGACCTCTACCGTCAGTGCCTCCAGCGTGGAGGGCCGGGTCGCGCGGGCGTACGCCAGTGCCCGCAGCGTGGGCTTGTGGATCTTCGCGACCAGCACGATGGCGTGGACCCGAGCGGGCAGCAGGAAGCGCTCGTCGTCCAGCGGGGTCAGTTCGATGGCCACCTTGTCGTAGTGGCCCTGGATGCCCTTCATGATCGTGAACAGCACCGGAATCGCGATGCACACGATCCACGCACCGTGGGTGAACTTCGTGCCCAGCACGATGATCAGCACGCTGCCCGTCATCACGAACCCGATGGAGTTGATGATCCGCCGCCGCACGTAGGACGACCGGACCGTGGGGTCTTCCTCGGTGCGCAGCAACCGCGTCCAGTGCCGGATCATGCCCAACTGACTCAGCGTGAAACTGATGAAGACCCCGACGATGTAGAGCTGGATGAGGGCGGTGACGCTGGCCTCGAAGATGACCACCAGCACGATGGCCATCAACGCCAGGGTCACGATGCCGTTGCTGAACGCCAGCCGGTCACCACGGTTGTGCAACTGCCGGGGCAGGTAGTTGTCCTGCGCCAGGATCGATCCCAGGACCGGGAAGCCGTTGAACGCCGTGTTGGCCGCCAGCACCAGGATCAGGGCCGTGACCGTCGAGACGAAGATGAACATCGCCGGGAAGTTGCTGAACACCGCCTGCGCGATCTGGGCGATGACCGTCTTCTGGTCCTGACCCGGCGGCAGGCCGATGAGGTCTTCCGGGTTCTCGGTGACCTTCACCTTCGTCACCAGCGCCAGGATCGTGATCGACATGAACATCGTGATGCTCAGCAGACCCAGCATCACCAGCGTGGTCGCGGCATTCTTGCTCTTGGGCTTGCGGAAGGCCGGCACCCCGTTGGAGATCGCCTCCACACCCGTGAGGGCCGTGCACCCGGAGGAGAAGGCCCTGGCCAACAGGAACACCAATGCGGCGCCGGCGAACGTTTCCTCAGGTTTGATCTCGTAGGCGGTCGACTCGGAGAGGAGGGTGTCGCCGGCGGCCAGCCGGAAGCCGGCGGTGACGATCATCGCGAAGATCCCGAAGATGAACGCGTACGTCGGGATCGCGAACAGCGTCCCCGACTCCCGGACCCCGCGCAGGTTGAGCAGCGTCACCACCACGATCAGCCCGGTGGTCAGCGCCACCAGGTGCTGGCCGAACCATGGGATGGCTGAGGCGATGTTCGCCGACGCGGCGGACATCGACACCGCGACGGTCAAGATGTAGTCGACCAGCAGGGCACTGGCGACAGTCAGTCCGGCATTGGGTCCGAGGTTCTTGGTCACCACCTCGTAGTCGCCACCGCCGCTGGGGTAGGCCTGCACGTTCTGCCGGTACGACGCCACCACGACGAGCAGGACCGCGACCACGCCGAGCGCGACCCAGGGCGAGAAGGCGAATAGAGCCAGCCCGCCCAAGGACAGCACCAGCAGGATCTCCTGCGTGGCGTAGGACACCGACGACAGCGCGTCGGAGGCGAACACGGGTAGGGCGATGCGCTTCGGCAACAGGGTCGAGTGCAGTCGGTCACTGCGCTGAGCCCGGCCGAGGACGAGCTCCTTCGGTGTGAGCACGACTCGATGGTAGGGCCCCGGTAAGCGCTGTTGCGAGCAAGGAGGGGCTTACCGGTGCGCACGCAGATCGTGACGCGAGTAGCGTTTGACTCGTGCACTTCGTGGTGATGGGTTGCGGTCGCGTCGGTTCCCGGTTGGCTCGCACCCTTGACGAGCTGGGCCACTCGGTGGCTGTCATCGATCAGGACGTCACATCGTTCGCCCGCCTGGGCACGGCGTTCGAAGGCAAGACCGTGCAGGGCATCGGGTTCGACCGCGATGCGCTGGAGAGCGCGGGCATCGAAGAAGCCCAGGCGTTCGCCGCGGTGAGCAGCGGTGACAACTCCAACATCGTTGCCGCCCGGGTGGCGCGGGAGAAGTTCGGGGTGGACCGGGTGGTGGCCCGCATCTACGACCCCCGGCGCGCGGCGATCTACGCCCGTCTCGGTATCCCGACCGTGGCCACCGTGGCCTGGACGACCGAGCAGATGATGCGCCATCTGTTGCCGGGCGAACCCGAGCAGTTGTGGGCCGACGACACCGGGGCCGCCGTGATGCACCGGGTCATCCTGGACCGCAGTTGGTATGGACACCGCGCCGAGGATCTGTCCTTCGGGCTGCCGACCCGGGTGGCGCTGATCTACCGGGAGGGCGGGGTGGTCGTGCCGACTGCCGACAGCGTCCTGCAGGAGGGGGACGATCCCGTGCTGCTGAGCGCCAAAGAGGCTCTGACCGAGGTGTACGAACGCTGCGCCGGGAGGGCGGTGGTGCCGCAATGATGGTCGCGATCGCCGGTGCGGGCAA
Protein-coding regions in this window:
- a CDS encoding class I SAM-dependent RNA methyltransferase, which encodes MPEIVVRADAAAHGGTCVGRVDGRVVFCRLCLPGETVRAQVDDDGPDARFWRAEAVAVESGSSPDRVVAACAWFGPGLCGGCAWLHADGAAQLRIKEQVLEETLLRIGGITWTPEVRDLGLATGWRTRLTLHSDAGGRAGFHAARSHEVVPIGDCLQADPALGLTELLTRRWPPDAQIHVSVSTSGRAVVVTSAVGRTAEGPTEHVHVVAGRRFACAADGFWQSHRLGAQVLVDSVRALVGEASGTTLLDLYAGVGLFGLSMSEHWQQVVLVEGDRRAAGYARANAAGDPSTRVVARDVRRWAHHPEPADVVVLDPPRAGAGRAVVTAIAATRARTVVYVSCEPSTLARDLAWFRDAGYEPDRIEGFDLFPGTAHLETVVRLRPTRR
- a CDS encoding APC family permease; protein product: MLTPKELVLGRAQRSDRLHSTLLPKRIALPVFASDALSSVSYATQEILLVLSLGGLALFAFSPWVALGVVAVLLVVVASYRQNVQAYPSGGGDYEVVTKNLGPNAGLTVASALLVDYILTVAVSMSAASANIASAIPWFGQHLVALTTGLIVVVTLLNLRGVRESGTLFAIPTYAFIFGIFAMIVTAGFRLAAGDTLLSESTAYEIKPEETFAGAALVFLLARAFSSGCTALTGVEAISNGVPAFRKPKSKNAATTLVMLGLLSITMFMSITILALVTKVKVTENPEDLIGLPPGQDQKTVIAQIAQAVFSNFPAMFIFVSTVTALILVLAANTAFNGFPVLGSILAQDNYLPRQLHNRGDRLAFSNGIVTLALMAIVLVVIFEASVTALIQLYIVGVFISFTLSQLGMIRHWTRLLRTEEDPTVRSSYVRRRIINSIGFVMTGSVLIIVLGTKFTHGAWIVCIAIPVLFTIMKGIQGHYDKVAIELTPLDDERFLLPARVHAIVLVAKIHKPTLRALAYARATRPSTLEALTVEVTPGDSEAIIEEWERRQIPVTLKVLESPFREITKPVVDYVRNFRRESPRDLVTVYVPEYVVGHWWEQLLHNQSALRLKSRLLFTPGVMVVSVPWQLESSDRVADKDEAEAPGALYRGIPTRSPE
- a CDS encoding TrkA family potassium uptake protein — protein: MHFVVMGCGRVGSRLARTLDELGHSVAVIDQDVTSFARLGTAFEGKTVQGIGFDRDALESAGIEEAQAFAAVSSGDNSNIVAARVAREKFGVDRVVARIYDPRRAAIYARLGIPTVATVAWTTEQMMRHLLPGEPEQLWADDTGAAVMHRVILDRSWYGHRAEDLSFGLPTRVALIYREGGVVVPTADSVLQEGDDPVLLSAKEALTEVYERCAGRAVVPQ